A region of Campylobacter armoricus DNA encodes the following proteins:
- a CDS encoding fumarate reductase flavoprotein subunit, with amino-acid sequence MNIQYSDALVIGGGLAGLRAAIEVAKSGQSVTLLSICPVKRSHSAAVQGGMQASLGNSIKGEGDNEDVHFADTVKGSDWGCDQEVARMFAQTAPKAVRELAAWGVPWTRVTKGPRSVVINAQKTTIEEKEEAHGLINARDFGGTKKWRTCYIADATGHCMLYGVANEAIKHQVKIIDRMEAVRIIHDGKKCLGAIARDLTNGELIAYVARGTMIATGGYGRIYKQTTNAVICEGTGAAIALETGLCRLSNMEAVQFHPTPIVPSGILLTEGCRGDGGILRDVDGYRFMPDYEPEKKELASRDVVSRRMMEHIRKGKGVKSPYGDHLWLDISILGRAHVEKNLRDVQDICKTFNGIDPADEGPKGWAPVLPMQHYSMGGIRTKPTGESQWLNGLFACGEAACWDMHGFNRLGGNSCSETVVAGMIVGDYFAQYCKENGNDIDTNIVKSFLSKEYDYLKSLVSKEGKHDVFEIKNRMKDIMWEKVAIFRTGQGLEEAVKELEELYQKSLDLKVHDKELKCANPELEEAYRVPRMLKIALCVAYGALLRTESRGAHYREDYPKRDDLNWMKRTNTYWVEGESMPRVEYEDLDIMKMEIPPAFRGYGAKGNIIENPLSEKRQAEVDAIREKMEAEGKGRYEIQNALMPYELQAKFKAPNQRIGVDYE; translated from the coding sequence TATAGTGATGCTTTAGTTATTGGTGGTGGTCTTGCAGGTTTAAGAGCTGCTATTGAAGTTGCAAAAAGTGGTCAAAGTGTAACTTTATTAAGTATTTGTCCAGTTAAAAGATCTCACTCAGCTGCTGTACAAGGCGGTATGCAAGCTAGTTTAGGAAATAGTATCAAAGGTGAGGGAGATAATGAAGATGTGCATTTTGCAGACACAGTAAAAGGGTCTGATTGGGGCTGTGATCAAGAAGTTGCAAGAATGTTTGCCCAAACTGCACCAAAAGCTGTTCGTGAGCTTGCTGCTTGGGGTGTGCCATGGACTAGAGTTACAAAAGGCCCTAGAAGTGTAGTTATTAATGCTCAAAAAACTACTATTGAAGAAAAAGAAGAAGCACATGGTCTTATAAATGCAAGAGACTTTGGTGGTACTAAAAAATGGAGAACATGCTATATTGCTGATGCAACAGGACACTGTATGTTATATGGTGTAGCAAATGAAGCGATTAAACATCAAGTTAAAATCATTGATAGAATGGAAGCAGTAAGAATTATCCATGATGGTAAAAAATGTCTAGGAGCTATTGCTAGAGATTTAACTAATGGAGAATTGATTGCTTATGTTGCTAGAGGGACTATGATTGCAACTGGTGGCTATGGTAGAATTTATAAACAAACAACAAATGCTGTTATTTGTGAAGGAACAGGTGCTGCTATTGCACTTGAAACAGGACTTTGCAGGCTTTCAAATATGGAAGCGGTACAATTTCACCCAACTCCAATTGTCCCAAGCGGTATTTTATTAACCGAAGGTTGTAGAGGTGATGGTGGTATTTTAAGAGATGTTGATGGATATCGTTTTATGCCAGATTATGAGCCTGAGAAAAAAGAACTTGCAAGTAGGGATGTTGTAAGTCGTAGAATGATGGAGCATATTAGAAAAGGAAAAGGTGTAAAAAGCCCTTATGGAGATCACTTATGGCTTGATATTTCAATTCTTGGTCGTGCTCATGTTGAAAAAAATCTTCGTGATGTTCAAGATATTTGTAAAACATTTAATGGTATTGATCCTGCTGATGAGGGTCCAAAAGGTTGGGCACCGGTTTTACCTATGCAGCATTATTCAATGGGTGGTATTAGAACAAAACCAACCGGTGAAAGTCAATGGTTAAATGGTCTTTTTGCATGTGGTGAGGCAGCTTGCTGGGATATGCACGGATTTAACCGCTTGGGTGGAAATTCATGTTCAGAAACCGTTGTTGCAGGTATGATTGTGGGAGATTATTTTGCACAATATTGTAAAGAAAATGGTAATGATATTGATACAAATATCGTTAAATCTTTCCTTTCTAAAGAGTATGATTATTTAAAATCTCTTGTAAGTAAAGAAGGAAAACACGATGTATTTGAAATCAAAAACAGAATGAAAGACATCATGTGGGAAAAAGTAGCCATCTTTAGAACAGGCCAAGGTCTTGAAGAAGCGGTTAAAGAACTTGAAGAGTTATATCAAAAATCACTTGATTTAAAAGTACATGATAAAGAATTAAAATGTGCAAATCCAGAGCTTGAAGAAGCTTATAGAGTTCCAAGAATGTTAAAAATTGCTTTATGTGTAGCTTATGGAGCACTTTTAAGAACAGAAAGCCGTGGAGCACACTATAGAGAAGATTATCCAAAAAGAGATGATTTAAATTGGATGAAAAGAACAAATACTTACTGGGTAGAAGGTGAAAGTATGCCAAGAGTTGAGTATGAAGATCTTGACATTATGAAAATGGAAATCCCACCTGCATTTAGAGGTTATGGTGCTAAAGGAAATATTATTGAAAATCCATTGAGTGAAAAACGCCAAGCTGAAGTAGATGCGATCCGTGAAAAAATGGAAGCAGAAGGCAAAGGAAGATATGAAATTCAAAATGCTTTAATGCCTTATGAATTACAAGCTAAATTTAAAGCACCAAATCAAAGAATAGGAGTTGATTATGAGTAG
- a CDS encoding fumarate reductase iron-sulfur subunit, whose amino-acid sequence MSRKLTIRAFKYNPLSKISKPHFVTYELEETPFMTIFVCLTQIREKMDADLSFDFVCRAGICGSCAMMINGKPKLACKTLTKDYPDGIIELMPLPAFRHIKDLSVNTGEWFDGMCKRVESWVHNEKETDISKLEERIEPEVADETFELDRCIECGICVASCATKLMRPDFIAATGLLRTARYLQDPHDHRTIEDFYELVGDDDGVFGCMSLLACEDNCPKELPLQSKIAYMRRQLVAQRNK is encoded by the coding sequence ATGAGTAGAAAATTAACAATAAGAGCATTTAAATATAATCCATTAAGTAAAATTTCTAAACCTCATTTTGTTACTTATGAGCTTGAAGAAACTCCATTTATGACTATTTTTGTGTGCTTAACTCAAATCAGAGAAAAAATGGATGCGGATTTGAGTTTTGACTTTGTATGTAGAGCAGGGATTTGTGGAAGCTGTGCTATGATGATTAATGGTAAGCCAAAACTTGCTTGTAAAACATTAACAAAAGATTATCCAGATGGCATTATAGAGCTTATGCCATTACCTGCTTTTAGACATATAAAAGATTTAAGTGTTAATACAGGTGAGTGGTTTGATGGTATGTGCAAACGCGTTGAAAGCTGGGTTCATAATGAAAAAGAAACTGATATTTCTAAACTTGAAGAGCGTATTGAACCAGAAGTTGCTGATGAGACTTTTGAGCTTGATCGTTGTATAGAGTGTGGAATTTGTGTTGCTTCTTGTGCGACTAAACTAATGAGACCTGATTTTATCGCGGCGACTGGACTTTTAAGAACAGCTAGATATTTACAAGATCCGCATGATCATAGAACTATAGAAGATTTTTATGAATTAGTGGGTGATGATGATGGTGTGTTTGGTTGTATGTCTTTGCTCGCATGTGAAGATAATTGTCCAAAAGAATTACCTTTGCAAAGTAAAATTGCGTACATGAGAAGACAGCTTGTCGCTCAAAGAAACAAATAA
- a CDS encoding dynamin family protein, with protein sequence MSLKETNNSNPQEKGVLKTLLKQIWKNHSVYLDINALFDDSLIDTQKAAIILSTNLDNYERFSTLKEFKSLMKSLNLRLDLYAIQYAQVCFINAFSLGILDKNELLRALEKLQKITDNSLVYTFISRQKVIQKDYKQEVKNSHQTLDHINQNLQELYEDEKGQKLLQEALVKFSNIDFSIAVTGVVNAGKSSMLNALLKKDFLGVSNVPETANLTILKYGQNQIAKIYFWNEEEWQGILKSSQDNQDMQELIKHLEQNFKLDEYIKQESKSIEIDFNGLKNYTSAKNKISALIKKIELFSMLDFLKDNVYIVDTPGLDDVIIQREFLTKDFIKKADFLIHLMNASQSLSQKDCDFIIECLLTSRVSKLLIVLTKADLLSQKDLQEVINYTKNKLKENLAQKQLSQELLDNVDFVCISSKLANDFYQKRGGNLEQSNILILEEHIAKSLYDKNKIALNAYKKELLLHLEKIEEKIKFSNKMLNYENFELDKQSKTIIDDFKAKKEKLNQVKAELSAIFNTKDENTQEILMLLLLLAKKLKEKLIDELKYIQSNKSQINIQRLNTIIDTTLKDGIFDLLRELKQQSEYKINEAKNTLSLKYSFLKDILEQSCDDFKSKVEAKIESIFNDKIFFALKSDLLESITKNKDIYKLQTTLEDQILKQLQTFGIETIANELKNNQEFFTNLEHSLNLYEKEQEEQIKDLKDLILQIEQNEQNFKELLEKNNAKLQSLKTLKTELLNAK encoded by the coding sequence TTGTCGCTCAAAGAAACAAATAATTCTAACCCCCAAGAAAAGGGGGTTCTTAAAACATTACTTAAACAAATTTGGAAAAATCATAGTGTATATCTTGATATAAATGCTCTTTTTGATGATAGTTTAATTGATACTCAAAAAGCAGCAATTATTTTAAGCACTAATCTTGATAATTATGAGAGATTTAGCACTCTAAAAGAATTTAAAAGTTTGATGAAAAGTTTAAATTTACGCTTAGATCTTTATGCTATACAATATGCACAAGTTTGTTTTATTAATGCTTTTAGTTTGGGAATTTTAGATAAAAATGAGCTTTTAAGGGCTTTAGAAAAACTTCAAAAAATTACTGATAATTCTTTAGTTTATACTTTTATATCTAGACAAAAAGTTATCCAAAAAGATTACAAACAAGAAGTTAAAAACTCTCATCAAACATTAGATCATATTAATCAAAACCTACAAGAACTTTATGAAGATGAAAAAGGTCAAAAACTCTTACAAGAAGCTTTAGTTAAATTTAGTAATATTGATTTTTCTATCGCAGTAACTGGTGTAGTAAATGCAGGTAAATCAAGTATGTTAAATGCACTTTTAAAAAAAGATTTTTTAGGTGTATCTAATGTTCCAGAAACTGCAAATTTGACTATTTTAAAATATGGACAAAATCAAATAGCCAAGATTTATTTTTGGAATGAAGAAGAATGGCAAGGTATTCTAAAAAGCTCTCAAGATAATCAAGATATGCAAGAACTTATAAAACATCTAGAGCAAAATTTTAAACTTGATGAATACATTAAACAAGAAAGTAAGAGTATAGAAATAGATTTTAATGGATTAAAAAATTACACTAGTGCAAAAAATAAAATTTCAGCTCTAATTAAAAAAATAGAACTTTTTTCTATGCTTGATTTTTTAAAAGATAATGTCTATATAGTTGATACTCCAGGGCTTGATGATGTCATTATTCAAAGAGAATTTTTAACAAAGGATTTTATTAAAAAGGCTGATTTTTTAATCCATCTTATGAATGCTTCTCAAAGTCTTAGTCAAAAAGATTGTGATTTTATTATAGAATGCTTGCTAACTTCAAGAGTAAGTAAGCTTTTGATTGTGCTTACTAAGGCTGACTTGCTTAGTCAAAAAGACTTGCAAGAAGTAATTAACTATACTAAAAATAAGCTCAAAGAAAATTTAGCACAAAAGCAGTTGAGTCAAGAATTATTAGATAATGTAGATTTTGTGTGTATTTCTTCAAAACTGGCTAATGATTTTTATCAAAAAAGAGGTGGAAATTTAGAACAAAGCAACATTTTAATATTAGAAGAACATATAGCTAAAAGTTTATATGATAAAAATAAAATTGCTTTAAATGCTTATAAAAAAGAATTATTATTACATTTGGAAAAAATAGAAGAAAAAATTAAATTTTCTAATAAAATGCTAAATTATGAAAATTTTGAACTTGATAAACAAAGCAAAACCATCATTGATGATTTTAAAGCGAAAAAAGAAAAGTTAAACCAAGTAAAAGCAGAATTAAGTGCTATTTTTAATACAAAAGATGAGAATACTCAAGAAATATTGATGCTTTTACTTTTGTTGGCTAAGAAGCTAAAAGAAAAATTAATAGATGAATTAAAATATATCCAGAGTAACAAAAGTCAAATTAATATTCAAAGATTAAATACCATCATTGATACGACTTTAAAAGATGGTATTTTTGATCTTTTAAGAGAGTTAAAACAGCAAAGTGAGTATAAAATTAATGAGGCAAAAAATACATTAAGTTTAAAATATAGTTTTTTAAAAGATATTTTAGAGCAAAGTTGTGATGATTTTAAAAGTAAGGTTGAAGCAAAAATAGAGAGTATTTTTAATGATAAAATTTTTTTTGCTTTAAAATCAGATCTTTTAGAAAGTATTACGAAAAATAAAGATATTTATAAATTACAAACCACATTGGAAGATCAAATTTTAAAACAATTACAAACTTTTGGTATAGAAACTATAGCAAATGAACTAAAAAACAATCAAGAATTTTTTACAAATTTAGAGCATAGTCTAAATTTATATGAAAAAGAACAAGAAGAACAAATCAAAGATTTAAAGGATTTAATTTTACAAATAGAACAAAATGAACAAAATTTCAAAGAACTTTTAGAAAAAAACAAT